The segment GTCACGTTTGTCGGCATGAGCCAAGGCTGGCAATAAGATTGCTAAAAAAAGAAACTGTCTGCACGTCACAGGAAAACTCCTTTAATGTGCGACAGTTTCTATCAAAATTTATCAGGCACCGTAGTTACACTTCACTAAGGATACCCCGCATCCTATTCACCTTTCGAAGATGTAACGCGATCCCGAGCCACTTGTCCTTTGCGGGTTCTTGCAGAGATGTAGCCGGCAACGCGTTTGGAATTCACAGCTCCTTGAATTTCTTTTTTCCGTTTTTCTTTAAGCTGTTTGGAATACATTTTCTTCTTTTCACCGTTCAGAAAGCTATTGCGAGGTGAGTCCTTCAATTCCAATTTCATCTTCGGCTGCGCTGTCATCGATTTCTTTTGTTTCACCACAGGCTTGGCATTCAGATGATCAATGCGATCCAGCCTTTTGGCGTAGCGCTCATGAGCCTTCGCTAAACTTTTCATGCGAAACTCTAATATCTTATTTTTGGTCTCGCTCGATTTCCCCCGTGACAGGCGATATTTTTGTAAAAGTTTTTCCGTTTTAATTTTTGCGGAATTCAAACTTCTTCGAGAAATTTTAGACATCTCTTTTGGAAAACTTCCACTAAACAACTTGAATTCAACCTTGGTTAATTTTTTTTTCGCTTGAACGTGTTTACCCATAGAATGAGCCATGAGAGTCTCCTTTCGTCCTTCACTCACTATCTTAAGACCTCAGACAGCCAGAGACCAAACCCAAGGCCGTGAAATGCAGGAATGCATAGAAAGCCCTGGCCTTTAATTCATGACGGAATTAAATTAATTATTCTGACAGCCTCGAAATCGGGGTCCATCCAGGAGAATTCGATGAGTATCAAAAGAGTTTGTGTTTATTGCGGCGCCAGTCTAGGTAACAATCCCAATTTTGCCAAAGCGGCAAAAGAGCTGGGCCATTTACTGGCAAAAGAGAACATCGAACTTGTTTATGGCGGCGGCAAAGTGGGTCTCATGGGCGTTCTCGCTGATGCTGTTCTTGAAAAAGGCGGCAAGGTCATCGGAATCATCCCTCAGAAACTTGTCGATAAAGAGCAAGCTCATCGTGGTCTGCAAGATTTACGCATTGTAAACGACATGCACGAAAGAAAAGCCACCATGGCCGCTCTTGCCGACGCATTTATTGCCTTGCCTGGCGGTTTTGGGACTATGGAGGAGCTTTTCGAAGTCCTGACTTGGTCACAAATTGGATACCACCAAAAGCCGGTCGCCGTTCTTGAGGTGGATAACTATTACGAGCATTTAAATAATTTTATCAATCATGCCAAAACTACCGGCCTTTTGAAGCCCGAGTTCGCTCAGTTCTTCCAGCTGACTCACTCGGTTCAGGACGCCTGGAAGGCCCTCCAAGGAGTTTAAGAGTCAGCTAGAGGTCCTCTACGTTTCAGTTAAAGCTCATCTGCGATTCGTTGAGGCAATTTACCCTGTATTTTTAGACATTTGCGGCATAAAAACTTGCCCTCCGGACCGGGCGGCTGTAGGTTCCACGGACTTATGCATTCACAAAAATTTTCCGATCTTCCCCTTATCGAGCCATTACAAAAAGCTGTAGCAGAATCCGGGTACACCACACCGACTCCGATTCAGATCCAATCCATCCCTCACCTTCTTGAAGGCCGCGACCTTTTGGGTTGTGCGCAAACTGGGACTGGAAAGACTGCTGCTTTTGCACTGCCTATTCTTCAAAACCTTTACAAAAATCATCGCCGTCCGGAGCCAAAGCATCCTCGCGCTTTGATTCTTTCTCCAACTCGCGAATTGACGATTCAAATTTACGACAGCTTTAAGACCTATGGAAAACACCTTCGTCTTAAGTACTCTGTCGTTTTTGGTGGCGTCAGCCAAGGTCCACAAACCAAAGAGCTTGCCGCGGGTGTGGATGTTCTTATCGCAACTCCGGGTCGTTTGTTGGATTTGATCAATCAAAAGTACGTCAGCCTGAACAAACTTGAGATTTTCGTTTTGGATGAAGCCGATCGCATGTTGGACATGGGCTTCCTTCCAGACATTCGCAAAGTTGTGAATATGCTACCAAAGCAACGTCAGAACTTGTTCTTCTCTGCGACGATGCCGAAAGACATCCAAAAGCTGGCGGACTCTCTTTTAACGGATCCTGTAAAAGTGGAAGTGACACCCGTTGCTTCGACGGCAGAGATGATTGAACAGTCTGTGATGTTCGTAGACCGCAGTAAAAAACGTGATTTGCTTCGCGATCTTTTGAAAGATAAATCTTTCGAACGCGTGATTGTATTCACCCGCACAAAACACGGGGCCAACCGAGTTGTTGAAGGCTTGGTAAAAACCGGTGTTCCCGCGGAAGCCATTCACGGCAATAAGTCTCAAAATGCCCGTCAAAGAGCCTTGGAAAACCTTCGTGAAGGACGCATTCGCGTGCTTGTCGCAACTGACATTGCAGCACGTGGTATCGACATCGACAACATCACTCATGTTATCAATTTCGAACTTCCCCATGAGACTGAAAGTTACGTGCATCGTATCGGCCGTACCGCTCGTGCTGGCGCCCAAGGTATTGCGATCTCTTTCTGTGACGCTGAAGAAAAATCTTTCCTTCGCGATATTGAAAAACTGATCGGCAAACAAATTCCACTCATTAAAACTCACCCACATCACTCTGAA is part of the Bdellovibrio svalbardensis genome and harbors:
- a CDS encoding LOG family protein produces the protein MSIKRVCVYCGASLGNNPNFAKAAKELGHLLAKENIELVYGGGKVGLMGVLADAVLEKGGKVIGIIPQKLVDKEQAHRGLQDLRIVNDMHERKATMAALADAFIALPGGFGTMEELFEVLTWSQIGYHQKPVAVLEVDNYYEHLNNFINHAKTTGLLKPEFAQFFQLTHSVQDAWKALQGV
- a CDS encoding DEAD/DEAH box helicase, whose protein sequence is MHSQKFSDLPLIEPLQKAVAESGYTTPTPIQIQSIPHLLEGRDLLGCAQTGTGKTAAFALPILQNLYKNHRRPEPKHPRALILSPTRELTIQIYDSFKTYGKHLRLKYSVVFGGVSQGPQTKELAAGVDVLIATPGRLLDLINQKYVSLNKLEIFVLDEADRMLDMGFLPDIRKVVNMLPKQRQNLFFSATMPKDIQKLADSLLTDPVKVEVTPVASTAEMIEQSVMFVDRSKKRDLLRDLLKDKSFERVIVFTRTKHGANRVVEGLVKTGVPAEAIHGNKSQNARQRALENLREGRIRVLVATDIAARGIDIDNITHVINFELPHETESYVHRIGRTARAGAQGIAISFCDAEEKSFLRDIEKLIGKQIPLIKTHPHHSEEVDKASLVSKGKAKAIIEGRGERDHKGGGGLKKRRRLNPRKKPPTFEKAAKGGGAKPAPHNSGKNAGKR